Proteins from one Panicum virgatum strain AP13 chromosome 7K, P.virgatum_v5, whole genome shotgun sequence genomic window:
- the LOC120641508 gene encoding protein HOTHEAD-like — MAANQLFSRELVTFVAATFFALLCSSPQVRGVDYAFMKDATQAANVSYYDYIIVGGGTAGCPLAATLSERFRVLLLERGGSPYGDERVEDMTRFTDTLADTSPGSPVQRFVSEDGVINSRPRVLGGGSCINAGFYTRAGDDYVRAAGWDLEATGAAYRWVEDVVAFHPELGPWQAALQGGLLESGVTPDNGFTFDHLDGTKVGGSIFDADGRRHTAADLLRYARADGLDVLLWARVAKILFNVRGRRPVARGVVFHDSKGRMHKAYLNAGRGNEIILSAGAMGSPQLLMLSGVGPVDHLRSFGITLVHDQPEVGQGMADNPMNAIYVPSPSPVEISLIQVVGISQVGSYIEGSSGARHSASPRNFGMFSPQTGQLATVPPKQRTPEAIARAAETMRQLDDSAFRGGFILEKILGPLSTGHLELRNLNPDDNPSVTFNYFSHPEDLRRCVAGLSVIERVIQSKAFENFTYPSFSMERLLNMSTGFPVNLLPRHDNDTTSLEQFCRDTVMTIWHYHGGCQVGRVVDAEYRVLGVDALRVIDGSTFNASPGTNPQATVMMLGRYMGLKIQSKRLKAEGSAGTKL; from the exons ATGGCTGCCAATCAGCTCTTCTCACGAGAGCTGGTCACCTTTGTCGCCGCAACCTTCTTCGCACTGCTGTGCAGCTCACCACAAG TACGGGGCGTGGACTACGCGTTCATGAAGGACGCGACGCAGGCGGCGAACGTGTCCTACTACGACTACATCatcgtcggcggcggcacggccgggTGCCCGCTGGCGGCCACGCTGTCGGAGCGCTTCCGCGTGCTCCTGTTGGAGCGCGGCGGCTCCCCGTACGGCGACGAGCGCGTCGAGGACATGACCCGCTTCACGGACACGCTGGCCGACACCTCCCCGGGCTCCCCCGTCCAGCGCTTCGTGTCCGAGGACGGCGTCATCAACTCGCGCCCGCGGGTGctgggcggcggcagctgcatCAACGCCGGCTTCTACACGCGGGCCGGCGACGACTACGTGCGGGCCGCCGGCTGGGACCTGGAGGCCACCGGGGCGGCGTACCGGTGGGTGGAGGACGTGGTGGCGTTCCACCCGGAGCTGGGCCCCTGGCAGGCCGCGCTGCAGGGCGGCCTGCTCGAGTCCGGGGTCACGCCGGACAACGGCTTCACGTTCGACCACCTCGACGGGACCAAGGTCGGCGGGTCCATCTTCGACGCCGACGGACGCCGGCACACGGCCGCGGACCTGCTGAGGTACGCGCGCGCCGACGGGCTCGACGTGCTGCTCTGGGCCAGAGTCGCCAAGATCTTGTTCAACGTCAGAG GGAGAcggccggtggcgcgcggcgtggTGTTCCACGACTCCAAGGGGCGGATGCACAAGGCGTACCTCAACGCGGGCCGCGGCAACGAGATCATCCTATCGGCGGGCGCCATGGGCAGCCCCCAGCTGCTGATGCTCAGCGGCGTCGGCCCGGTCGACCACCTCAGGTCGTTCGGCATCACCCTCGTCCACGACCAACCTGAGGTCGGCCAGGGGATGGCCGACAACCCCATGAACGCCATCTACGTGCCGTCGCCTTCCCCGGTCGAGATATCGCTCATCCAGGTCGTCGGCATCAGCCAGGTCGGGAGCTACATCGAGGGCTCCAGCGGGGCCAGGCACTCGGCCTCGCCCCGCAACTTCGGCATGTTCTCTCCGCAG ACGGGGCAGCTGGCCACCGTGCCCCCGAAGCAGCGCACGCCGGAGGCCatcgcgcgcgcggcggagacGATGAGGCAGCTCGACGACTCGGCCTTCCGCGGCGGCTTCATCCTGGAGAAGATCCTCGGCCCGCTGTCCACGGGCCACCTCGAGCTCCGCAACCTCAACCCCGACGACAACCCGTCGGTGACGTTCAACTACTTCTCGCACCCGGAGGACCTCCGCCGCTGCGTGGCCGGGCTGTCGGTCATCGAGCGCGTCATCCAATCCAAGGCCTTCGAGAACTTCACGTACCCCAGCTTCTCCATGGAGAGGCTGCTTAACATGTCGACGGGGTTCCCGGTGAACCTGCTGCCCCGGCACGACAACGACACCACGTCGCTGGAGCAGTTCTGCAGGGACACCGTCATGACCATCTGGCACTACCACGGCGGCTGCCAGGTCGGCAGGGTCGTCGACGCCGAGTACCGAGTGCTCGGCGTCGACGCGCTGCGCGTCATCGACGGCTCCACTTTCAACGCCTCGCCGGGCACTAACCCGCAGGCCACCGTCATGATGCTCGGCAG GTACATGGGCCTCAAAATCCAAAGTAAGAGATTGAAAGCTGAAGGATCAGCGGGGACAAAACTGTAA
- the LOC120641507 gene encoding SPX domain-containing membrane protein OsI_17046, with product MVNFGKKLMVDQVEEWKGYYINYKLMKKMLKQYVEMTQHGGKDREHVLKEFSRILDDQIERIVLFLLQQQGHLASRIEELGERRAALLEQYDISQVSQLRDAYREVGFDLIKLLRFVDINATGLRKILKKFDKRFGYKFTDYYVTTRANHPYSQLQQVFKQVGIVAVVGALSRNLEYLQHHEGSFVSIYDHPAVTLKDPVMDQVNHAVQKLTHATNFMQFLGQHSLIVQEDAQSESEDLVDDQNYHFMSLMLNLVNTFLYMVNTYIIVPTADDYAVSLGAAATVCGIIIGSMAVAQVFSSVYFSAWSNRSYFRPLIFSSIMLFLGNLLYALAYDLNSLIVLLIGRLLCGLGSARAVNRRYISDCVPLKMRLQASAGFVSASALGMACGPALAGFLQTKFKIYSLNFNQSTLPGWVMCIAWLIYLLWLWLTFKEPEHFTKTVVSEQPSESGHHVNANLEEGLAQPLLIGTERRQDENSEDNDDSEVASKNSHEPATSIASAYRLLTPSVKAQLLIYFMLKYAMEILLSESSVVTTYYFSWSTSAVAIFLAILGLTVLPVNAIVGSYITNLFEDRQILLASEVMVLIGIIMSFRFTPHYSIPQYVISALITFVFAEVLEGVNLSLLSRVMSSRLSRGTYNGGLLSTEAGTLARVIADATITAAGYLGTDLLLNVTLLPPLVICIVSIAATLYTYNTLY from the exons ATGGTTAATTTTGGAAAGAAGTTGATGGTAGATCAAGTAGAAGAATGGAAAGG ATACTACATCAATTACAAATTGATGAAGAAAATGTTAAAGCAATATGTTGAAATGACCCAACATGGTGGGAAAGATCGTGAACATGTTCTTAAAGAGTTTTCAAGGATTCTTGATGACCAG ATTGAAAGAATTGTGCTTTTTCTGCTACAACAACAAGGCCATCTTGCCAGTAGGATTGAGGAATTGGGAGAACGACGTGCTGCTCTTCTGGAACAGTATGATATATCACAAGTTTCTCAGTTACGTGATGCATACAGAGAAGTTGGGTTTGATCTTATAAAGCTTCTCCGCTTTGTCGATATTAATGCTACTGGTCTACGGAAGATACTAAAGAAATTTGATAAGCGCTTTGGCTACAAATTTACGGATTATTATGTAACCACTCGTGCAAACCATCCTTATTCTCAGCTTCAGCAAGTCTTTAAGCAAGTG GGAATTGTTGCTGTAGTAGGTGCATTATCGCGCAATCTTGAGTATCTGCAACACCATGAAGGAAGCTTTGTATCCATCTATGATCATCCAGCAGTTACTTTGAAG GACCCTGTTATGGACCAAGTAAACCACGCAGTACAGAAACTTACACATGCcacaaattttatgcaatttTTGGGCCAACACTCACTTATTGTCCAGGAAGATGCACAAAGCGAGTCAGAGGATCTTGTTGATGACCAAAACTACCATTTCATGTCTCTAATGCTTAATCTAGTGAACACGTTCCTTTACATGGTGAATACATATATCATCGTGCCGACTGCAGATGACTATGCAGTAAGTCTTGGGGCAGCTGCAACTGTCTGTGGTATAATTATTGGATCAATGGCAGTTGCTCAAGTGTTCTCCTCAGTCTACTTCAGTGCCTGGTCAAATAGGTCCTACTTCAGGCCTCTTATattcagtagtatcatgttgtTTCTAGGAAACCTGCTATATGCTTTGGCATATGATCTGAATTCACTAATAGTTCTCCTGATTGGACGACTACTATGCGG GTTAGGCTCTGCAAGAGCAGTGAATCGTCGTTATATTAGTGACTGTGTGCCTCTCAAGATGAGGCTACAAGCCTCTGCCGGATTCGTTAGTGCTAGTGCTCTTGGCATGGCATGTGGCCCTGCTCTTGCTGGTTTTCTCCAGACTAAATTCAAGATATACTCGCTCAATTTTAATCAGAGCACATTACCTGGATGGGTCATGTGCATTGCTTGGCTTATTTATTTGCTGTGGCTGTGGCTTACATTCAAGGAGCCAGAACACTTTACTAAAACTGTGGTCAGTGAACAGCCGTCAGAATCTG GTCACCACGTAAACGCTAACTTGGAGGAAGGTTTAGCTCAACCATTGCTTATAGGTACAGAACGAAGGCAGGACGAGAACTCGGAGGATAATGATGATAGTGAAGTAGCCTCAAAAAACTCTCATGAACCAGCAACATCAATTGCTTCAGCATATAGATTGCTGACTCCATCCGTGAAG GCCCAGCTATTGATATACTTTATGCTCAAGTACGCTATGGAAATTTTACTCTCTGAGTCAAGCGTTGTCACTACATACTATTTTAGCTGGTCTACAAGTGCTGTGGCTATCTTTCTAGCGATTCTTGGATTAACAGTTCTTCCAGTGAATGCCATTGTTGGAAGCTACATTACAAATTTGTTTGAGGACAG GCAAATTTTGTTGGCATCTGAAGTAATGGTTCTCATTGGAATAATCATGAGTTTTCGTTTCACACCTCACTACTCCATTCCGCAATATGTCATTTCAGCTCTCATCACATTTGTATTTGCTGAGGTGCTTGAAG GAGTGAATCTGTCCTTGCTTTCACGAGTAATGTCGTCGAGGCTTTCCCGAGGAACCTATAATGGTGGACTCCTCTCAACAGAGGCTGGGACTTTGGCCCGTGTAATTGCAGATGCCACAATTACCGCAGCAGGTTACTTAGGCACGGACCTCCTCCTCAACGTCACTCTTTTGCCACCACTTGTGATCTGCATAGTCTCCATCGCTGCAACACTCTACACTTACAACACGCTCTACTAA